The following proteins come from a genomic window of Ovis canadensis isolate MfBH-ARS-UI-01 breed Bighorn chromosome 22, ARS-UI_OviCan_v2, whole genome shotgun sequence:
- the MFSD13A gene encoding transmembrane protein 180 isoform X1: protein MRLGGPWASLLGLPTAVVYGSLALFVSVLHNVFLLYYVDTFVSVYKIDKAAFWVGETVFLLWNSLNDPLFGWLSDRRFLSSQPRSGAGLSSRAVVLARVWALGWHGPLLALSFLAFWVPWAPAGLQFLLCLCLYDGFLTLVDLHHHALLADLALSAHDRTHLNFYCSLFSAAGSLSVFASYAFWNKEDFSSFRAFCLALATGSGLGFVGAARLLRRRVEAAGREPGCPAMAVNGSLCEEELLVSSEEAGSITLGQYLRQLARHRNFLWFVGMDLVQVFHCHFNSNFFPLFLEHLLSEHISLSTGSFLLGISYVAPHLNNLYFLPLCRRWGVYAVVRGLFLLKLGLSLLMLLAGPDHPGLLCLFIASNRVFTEGTCKLLTLVVTDLVDEDLVLNHRKQAASALLFGMVALVTKPGQTFAPLLGTWLLCFYTGHDLFQRHPPSPVGSAQPWPEPPAPPPAQAPALRQGCFHLLVLVPIACALLQLFTWSQFTLHGRRLHMVKAQRQSLSRAQTLDIKMV from the exons ATGAGGCTGGGTGGACCCTGGGCCTCGCTGCTGGGCCTGCCCACGGCTGTGGTCTATGGCTCCCTGGCCCTCTTTGTCTCTGTCCTGCACAACGTGTTCCTGCTTTACTATGTGGACACCTTTGTCTCAGTGTACAAGATCGACAAAGCTGCCTTCTGGGTTGGAGAG ACGGTGTTTCTCCTCTGGAACAGTCTCAACGACCCCCTCTTCGGCTGGCTGAGTGACCGTCGGTTCCTCAGCTCCCAACCCCG GTCAGGCGCTGGGCTCTCCTCACGGGCCGTGGTGCTGGCACGGGTGTGGGCACTGGGCTGGCACGGGCCGCTGCTGGCACTGTCGTTCCTGGCATTCTGGGTGCCCTGGgcgcctgctgggctgcagttctTGCTGTGCCTGTGCCTCTACGACGGCTTCCTGACGCTCGTAGACCTGCATCATCATGCCTTGCTGGCCGACCTGGCCCTCTCAGCCCACGACCGCACCCACCTCAACTTCTACTGCTCCCTCTTCAGCGCGGCCGGCTCCCTGTCTGTCTTTGCCTCCTACGCCTTCTGGAACAAAGAGGACTTCTCTTCCTTCCGCGCCTTCTGCCTGGCACTGGCCACTGGCTCCGGGCTGGGCTTTGTGGGGGCCGCACGGCTGCTGAGGCGGCGGGTTGAGGCGGCCGGCAGGGAGCCGGGGTGCCCAGCCATGGCTGTGAATGGCAG CCTGTGTGAAGAAGAGCTGCTTGTGAGCAGCGAGGAGGCAGGTAGCATCACCTTGGGCCAGTACCTCCGGCAGCTGGCACGCCACCGGAACTTCCTGTGGTTCGTGGGCATGGACCTGGTGCAG GTCTTTCACTGCCACTTCAACAGCAACTTCTTTCCCCTCTTCCTGGAGCATCTGTTGTCAGAACACATCTCCCTCTCCACGGGCTCCTTCCTGTTGG GCATCTCCTACGTCGCTCCCCACCTCAACAACCTCTACTTCCTGCCCCTGTGCCGGCGCTGGGGTGTCTACGCCGTGGTGCGGGGGCTCTTCCTGCTCAAGCTGGGCCTGAGCCTGCTTATGCTGTTGGCTGGCCCTGACCACCCCGGTCTGCTCTGCCTCTTCATTGCCAG CAACCGTGTTTTCACTGAGGGCACCTGTAAGCTGTTGACCTTGGTGGTCACGGACCTGGTGGATGAGGACTTGGTGCTGAATCACCGCAAGCAGGCAGCCTCAGCGCTTCTCTTTGGCATGGTGGCCCTGGTGACCAAGCCAGGCCAGACTTTCGCTCCGCTGCTGGGCACCTGGCTGCTCTGCTTCTACACAG GTCATGATCTCTTCCAGCGGCACCCCCCGTCCCCTGTGGGGAGTGCTCAGCCCTGGCCGGAGCCCCCGGCTCCGCCCCCGGCACAGGCCCCCGCGCTCCGCCAGGGCTGCTTCCACCTGCTGGTGCTGGTGCCCATCGCCTGCGCTCTGCTGCAGCTGTTCACTTGGTCCCAGTTCACGCTGCACGGGAGGCGCCTGCACATGGTCAAAGCCCAGCGCCAGAGCCTGTCACGGGCCCAGACCCTGGACATTAAGATGGTGTGA
- the MFSD13A gene encoding transmembrane protein 180 isoform X3: MRLGGPWASLLGLPTAVVYGSLALFVSVLHNVFLLYYVDTFVSVYKIDKAAFWVGETVFLLWNSLNDPLFGWLSDRRFLSSQPRAAGSLSVFASYAFWNKEDFSSFRAFCLALATGSGLGFVGAARLLRRRVEAAGREPGCPAMAVNGSLCEEELLVSSEEAGSITLGQYLRQLARHRNFLWFVGMDLVQVFHCHFNSNFFPLFLEHLLSEHISLSTGSFLLGISYVAPHLNNLYFLPLCRRWGVYAVVRGLFLLKLGLSLLMLLAGPDHPGLLCLFIASNRVFTEGTCKLLTLVVTDLVDEDLVLNHRKQAASALLFGMVALVTKPGQTFAPLLGTWLLCFYTGHDLFQRHPPSPVGSAQPWPEPPAPPPAQAPALRQGCFHLLVLVPIACALLQLFTWSQFTLHGRRLHMVKAQRQSLSRAQTLDIKMV, encoded by the exons ATGAGGCTGGGTGGACCCTGGGCCTCGCTGCTGGGCCTGCCCACGGCTGTGGTCTATGGCTCCCTGGCCCTCTTTGTCTCTGTCCTGCACAACGTGTTCCTGCTTTACTATGTGGACACCTTTGTCTCAGTGTACAAGATCGACAAAGCTGCCTTCTGGGTTGGAGAG ACGGTGTTTCTCCTCTGGAACAGTCTCAACGACCCCCTCTTCGGCTGGCTGAGTGACCGTCGGTTCCTCAGCTCCCAACCCCG CGCGGCCGGCTCCCTGTCTGTCTTTGCCTCCTACGCCTTCTGGAACAAAGAGGACTTCTCTTCCTTCCGCGCCTTCTGCCTGGCACTGGCCACTGGCTCCGGGCTGGGCTTTGTGGGGGCCGCACGGCTGCTGAGGCGGCGGGTTGAGGCGGCCGGCAGGGAGCCGGGGTGCCCAGCCATGGCTGTGAATGGCAG CCTGTGTGAAGAAGAGCTGCTTGTGAGCAGCGAGGAGGCAGGTAGCATCACCTTGGGCCAGTACCTCCGGCAGCTGGCACGCCACCGGAACTTCCTGTGGTTCGTGGGCATGGACCTGGTGCAG GTCTTTCACTGCCACTTCAACAGCAACTTCTTTCCCCTCTTCCTGGAGCATCTGTTGTCAGAACACATCTCCCTCTCCACGGGCTCCTTCCTGTTGG GCATCTCCTACGTCGCTCCCCACCTCAACAACCTCTACTTCCTGCCCCTGTGCCGGCGCTGGGGTGTCTACGCCGTGGTGCGGGGGCTCTTCCTGCTCAAGCTGGGCCTGAGCCTGCTTATGCTGTTGGCTGGCCCTGACCACCCCGGTCTGCTCTGCCTCTTCATTGCCAG CAACCGTGTTTTCACTGAGGGCACCTGTAAGCTGTTGACCTTGGTGGTCACGGACCTGGTGGATGAGGACTTGGTGCTGAATCACCGCAAGCAGGCAGCCTCAGCGCTTCTCTTTGGCATGGTGGCCCTGGTGACCAAGCCAGGCCAGACTTTCGCTCCGCTGCTGGGCACCTGGCTGCTCTGCTTCTACACAG GTCATGATCTCTTCCAGCGGCACCCCCCGTCCCCTGTGGGGAGTGCTCAGCCCTGGCCGGAGCCCCCGGCTCCGCCCCCGGCACAGGCCCCCGCGCTCCGCCAGGGCTGCTTCCACCTGCTGGTGCTGGTGCCCATCGCCTGCGCTCTGCTGCAGCTGTTCACTTGGTCCCAGTTCACGCTGCACGGGAGGCGCCTGCACATGGTCAAAGCCCAGCGCCAGAGCCTGTCACGGGCCCAGACCCTGGACATTAAGATGGTGTGA
- the MFSD13A gene encoding transmembrane protein 180 isoform X2 yields the protein MRLGGPWASLLGLPTAVVYGSLALFVSVLHNVFLLYYVDTFVSVYKIDKAAFWVGETVFLLWNSLNDPLFGWLSDRRFLSSQPRSGAGLSSRAVVLARVWALGWHGPLLALSFLAFWVPWAPAGLQFLLCLCLYDGFLTLVDLHHHALLADLALSAHDRTHLNFYCSLFSAAGSLSVFASYAFWNKEDFSSFRAFCLALATGSGLGFVGAARLLRRRVEAAGREPGCPAMAVNGSLCEEELLVSSEEAGSITLGQYLRQLARHRNFLWFVGMDLVQVFHCHFNSNFFPLFLEHLLSEHISLSTGSFLLGISYVAPHLNNLYFLPLCRRWGVYAVVRGLFLLKLGLSLLMLLAGPDHPGLLCLFIASNRVFTEGTCKLLTLVVTDLVDEDLVLNHRKQAASALLFGMVALVTKPGQTFAPLLGTWLLCFYTGVCALFLPAASLP from the exons ATGAGGCTGGGTGGACCCTGGGCCTCGCTGCTGGGCCTGCCCACGGCTGTGGTCTATGGCTCCCTGGCCCTCTTTGTCTCTGTCCTGCACAACGTGTTCCTGCTTTACTATGTGGACACCTTTGTCTCAGTGTACAAGATCGACAAAGCTGCCTTCTGGGTTGGAGAG ACGGTGTTTCTCCTCTGGAACAGTCTCAACGACCCCCTCTTCGGCTGGCTGAGTGACCGTCGGTTCCTCAGCTCCCAACCCCG GTCAGGCGCTGGGCTCTCCTCACGGGCCGTGGTGCTGGCACGGGTGTGGGCACTGGGCTGGCACGGGCCGCTGCTGGCACTGTCGTTCCTGGCATTCTGGGTGCCCTGGgcgcctgctgggctgcagttctTGCTGTGCCTGTGCCTCTACGACGGCTTCCTGACGCTCGTAGACCTGCATCATCATGCCTTGCTGGCCGACCTGGCCCTCTCAGCCCACGACCGCACCCACCTCAACTTCTACTGCTCCCTCTTCAGCGCGGCCGGCTCCCTGTCTGTCTTTGCCTCCTACGCCTTCTGGAACAAAGAGGACTTCTCTTCCTTCCGCGCCTTCTGCCTGGCACTGGCCACTGGCTCCGGGCTGGGCTTTGTGGGGGCCGCACGGCTGCTGAGGCGGCGGGTTGAGGCGGCCGGCAGGGAGCCGGGGTGCCCAGCCATGGCTGTGAATGGCAG CCTGTGTGAAGAAGAGCTGCTTGTGAGCAGCGAGGAGGCAGGTAGCATCACCTTGGGCCAGTACCTCCGGCAGCTGGCACGCCACCGGAACTTCCTGTGGTTCGTGGGCATGGACCTGGTGCAG GTCTTTCACTGCCACTTCAACAGCAACTTCTTTCCCCTCTTCCTGGAGCATCTGTTGTCAGAACACATCTCCCTCTCCACGGGCTCCTTCCTGTTGG GCATCTCCTACGTCGCTCCCCACCTCAACAACCTCTACTTCCTGCCCCTGTGCCGGCGCTGGGGTGTCTACGCCGTGGTGCGGGGGCTCTTCCTGCTCAAGCTGGGCCTGAGCCTGCTTATGCTGTTGGCTGGCCCTGACCACCCCGGTCTGCTCTGCCTCTTCATTGCCAG CAACCGTGTTTTCACTGAGGGCACCTGTAAGCTGTTGACCTTGGTGGTCACGGACCTGGTGGATGAGGACTTGGTGCTGAATCACCGCAAGCAGGCAGCCTCAGCGCTTCTCTTTGGCATGGTGGCCCTGGTGACCAAGCCAGGCCAGACTTTCGCTCCGCTGCTGGGCACCTGGCTGCTCTGCTTCTACACAG GTGTCTGTGCCCTTTTCCTGCCTGCAGCATCTCTGCCTTAG
- the ACTR1A gene encoding alpha-centractin yields MESYDVIANQPVVIDNGSGVIKAGFAGDQIPKYCFPNYVGRPKHVRVMAGALEGDIFIGPKAEEHRGLLSIRYPMEHGIVKDWNDMERIWQYVYSKDQLQTFSEEHPVLLTEAPLNPRKNRERAAEVFFETFNVPALFISMQAVLSLYATGRTTGVVLDSGDGVTHAVPIYEGFAMPHSIMRIDIAGRDVSRFLRLYLRKEGYDFHSSSEFEIVKAIKERACYLSINPQKDETLETEKAQYYLPDGSTIEIGPSRFRAPELLFRPDLIGEESEGIHEVLVFAIQKSDMDLRRTLFSNIVLSGGSTLFKGFGDRLLSEVKKLAPKDVKIRISAPQERLYSTWIGGSILASLDTFKKMWVSKKEYEEDGARSIHRKTF; encoded by the exons ATGGAGTCCTACGATGTAATCGCCAACCAGCCTGTCGTGATCGACAAC gGATCCGGTGTGATTAAAGCTGGTTTTGCTGGTGATCAGATCCCCAAATACTGCTTCCCAAACTA TGTGGGCAGACCCAAGCACGTTCGTGTCATGGCAGGCGCCCTTGAAGGTGACATCTTCATAGGCCCCAAAGCCGAG GAGCACCGAGGGCTGCTCTCCATCCGCTACCCCATGGAGCACGGCATCGTCAAGGACTGGAATGACATGGAGCGCATCTGGCAGTACGTCTACTCTAAGGACCAGCTGCAGACTTTCTCAGAGGAG CATCCTGTGCTCCTGACAGAGGCGCCTTTAAATCCACGGAAAAACCGGGAACGAGCTGCTGAAGTTTTCTTCGAGACCTTCAACGTGCCAGCCCTTTTCATCTCCATGCAAGCTGTGCTCAGCCT TTATGCCACCGGCAGGACCACGGGTGTGGTGCTGGATTCAGGGGATGGCGTCACCCATGCCGTGCCCATTTATGAGGGCTTTGCCATGCCCCACTCCATCATGCGCATCGACATCGCTGGCCGAGACGTCTCTCGCTTTCTTCGCCTCTACCTGCGCAAGGAGGGCTATGATTTCCACTCATCCTCTGAGTTTGAGATTGTCAAGGCCATAAAAGAA AGAGCCTGCTACCTGTCCATAAACCCCCAGAAGGATGAGACACTAGAGACGGAGAAGGCGCAATACTACCTGCCTGATGGCAGCACCATTGAG ATTGGTCCTTCCCGATTCCGAGCACCTGAGCTGCTGTTCAGGCCGGACCTGATCGGCGAGGAGAGCGAGGGCATCCATGAGGTGCTGGTGTTTGCCATCCAGAAGTCTGACATGGACCTGAGGCGCACGCTGTTCTCCAACATTGTCCTCTCGGGTGGCTCCACCCTCTTCAAAG GTTTTGGTGACAGGCTATTGAGTGAAGTGAAGAAATTGGCTCCGAAAGACGTGAAGATCAGG ATATCTGCACCGCAGGAGAGACTGTATTCCACATGGATTGG GGGCTCCATCCTCGCCTCCCTGGACACCTTTAAGAAGATGTGGGTCTCTAAGAAGGAATACGAGGAAGATGGTGCCCGGTCCATCCACAGGAAAACCTTCTAA